TTATCATCTACAGGCTCACCACTGAGCAGAATTAATTGAACTGGTTGATTGGTGTCCTCGGTTACGGTGACAGCAATACGCTCTGGTTGAAAACCCGATTTAGAAGCGATCACATGATAGTCACCAACCGCGAGTGATGAAGAACTAAAAGTGCCACTGGTATCGGATGATAATTGTTGAGAAAGCCCAGTGCTTACGCTTGTTAGTGAAACATGAGCACCCGATATGGGATTGCCGTCAACGTCGGAGATAGCACCTGTAAGCGTATTGAATTGAGTCTCAAATGGGCAAACTTCAGAGCTCCAAATTGGTCGATTAAAATCGTAAAGAGGGATATTTTTGTTTTTTTCTTCGTTGCTTAAGCCAAGAATATCTCCAACAAAGCCATAATCTAAATTTGCATCAACACCTAAACCTAATGATAGAGCTAAGCTGCATTCGACTGTCTGTTGTGTATTGTTAAGTTCTGCTGTTGCAATATATTCGGCATATGGCCCCATTGCTAACCCTGCTCCAGGGCCATCTAACTCTATTTTATTTCCAAAAGGTAATGCGACAGATAACTCATAAGCAGAAAGCATAAACTGTAGTTCGGCTTCTACTTTTGCTGATGTTTCACCTGATAGTTGGTATTCAGGTCCAATTTGAGAGATGACAGGCACAAAGCTGTTAACTGGGCTCAGTTTGTCGTTTTGATATTTGAATCCGGTTTTGTACTCTCCTGAAGCACTAATCCCCATTTTTAGATGGGCTTCACCTGCGACGCCCAAATAAGCGCCTAGTTGCGGATGTAGTTTAACGTTCAAGAATAAAGGTATTGGTCCGACGAACAGCTTCACGTTCTTGTTGACTATAGGGTTGAATACTTTGCTTTTGCTCAGACTGCCTTGATACTCATAGTCAGCATTAAGGTAGGTCTTGGTTAGATAATCTGCTCGAGCAATTGTAGAAAAGTGAGTTACCTCACCACGAATAATTGAAAACTCTATCCCAATTGTAGCGCTTGAGTTCATCTTTAGTTCTACAACAGACGTGACCTCAGGGCTTAGCTTTTGTTGCAGTGTGCGTGAGAACGTTAAGATAGGAACATCTACACTCGACTGTACCGTATTATTAGCAGTTGAAACCGACTGATTAAGTGTCGCTGCTTGGTTCGTTATGACAAGGTCTAGTTTAACGTCAGCATCTGGAAAAGCTTTGTGCAATGGTGCGTGCGAGGTAGTTAAAATATTACCATTAATATCAAGAACCTCACGCATAAACCCGGTGTCACCATCAGCGGTGACACCGACTATAATATCACCGACTTGTATGTCGCTTAACGCACCTGTAGTGATTGTGAGTCTCCCCATCTCTGGGGTAATTTCTACTCCCGATTGGCCATCAACGATGAAGGTTGTGTAACCGTCAACGGCTCTTGTTGCTGGCTTCAATTCGCTGCTCGGGTCTAATGTAGCGATGACTTCAGCATCTTCAAGCGGTTGCTCGTCATGGTCACCTGTGTAGTCAATAAAATCCATTGCTTCAGCAACTGCCACATTGGCGCTTGCTGAGGTAGAGTAGCCTGATTTATCTGAGACTGTGACCGTAAACTCAAGGTTATCTCCAGTGTAGTCTTCAGGGATTTTTAGTGAAGCAAAATCAGGTTTATCGTTATCAATGTTAAGCTCTATATCTGTTGATTCTTCCCATACGATGCTGTCAATTTCAACGGCACTCGATATATCTGCTTTTAATTGTGCCCATGATCCTTTCGCGATGCTCTGAGGTACTTGCAATTGAATCGTTATGTTGTTCAGGTTATTTACGGTGACAACCACCTGATCAGTAGCACTTCCTCCTTCATCATCAATAACTGTTAATTCGAAGCTTAATTCTTCGTTCTCTGTGACATCCGGCGCCACAAATGACGAAATTGCGTTGCTTTGGTCCGATAACAAAACAGGGGGGCCTGAAAGTTGCTGCCACTGGTAGCTTTGAATCACCCCATCGTTATCCGTGCCACTACCGTGTAACGTGACGGTTACCTTTTCATCGACCGTTTGATGTTCTCCTGCTTGAGCAATCGGTAGGCTGTTCGTTGGCTTATTTATATTGTTATCTGAGTCCCCACCGCATGCGGCTAAAGCGCCTGCTAACAACGTAATTAGGGTTGTGCGTAGAGGAATGTATTTATGCAAATCCATAACCATCCTTATGTATTTGAGCGAGAGCAAGTTGGATTGAAAAAATAAGAATGCGCGAAAAAAGCAGCATGAAACAGGGTCGAAATTTCCACCTTGTTCAGCATTAATTCATTGAATAAATTAGTTGAGTGTTAACAAAATTGAAGGGTTTATGGACATGGAACACGGAGCTATATCACAACATTTTATATCGACACCTAAATTCGGTGCTTGGAAATTTGTTTTTACGCTATGCTCACTTTTTCTAGTGATGCAACTAATTGGTTGTAATGCGATGCACACTGCGGTGAAAAAGCGAGATTTAAGGGTAGAAACAAAAATGAGTGACTCGATATTTCTTGACCCTGTCAGTCAGGACAAGCGCACAGTGTTTTTACAACTAAGGAACACATCGGATAAGCAGGATTTGGTCATCGCTAACGAGATACAAACTGCATTACTTTCAAAAGGCTACAAGGTTGTAAATGACCCAGATGCAGCGCACTTTTGGATCCAAGCGAATATTCTCAAAGCAGGCAGAACAACCGCTGATGAGAATCGAGGAATTTTAGCCCAAGGCTATGGTGGTGCAGTAGCGGGTGCTATTGTTGGTGTTCAGTTTGGTAGTGGTCGAGGACAAGCTGCTGCAGGCTTACTTGGTGCAGCTGCAGGCTTTGTTGCCGATGCAATGGTTGAAGATGTTTATTTTAATATTGTTACTGACTTACAGGTTTCTGAGCGCGCGAAATCGGGTGTCGAAGTACAAGAAGGAAATAGAGCTAAACTAAAGCAAGGTAACTCAGGCTATAAATCAGTAACTTCAAACGAGGTGACCGATCGTAAAAAGTATCAAACACGGATCGTTTCTACAGCGAATAAAGTAAATCTGGAGTTCGTTGAGGCTCGACCTAAGCTAGTCCAAGGTTTAGTAAATTCTATTTCGGGCCTGTTGTAGCGAGGTGTGCGGTAATATTGGAATATAGTATTAGCATGGAAGTGAGGCGCTAATACTATATTTTCAGCTAGTTATAAGTGTTATCAGTCGCTTTTTACAAATACTGCAACCAAGGCGATGGATTAGCGTGTTTTTAGTGGCTAAATCATTTTTTAGGCCAATATAATACCCCAACCAAAGTGGTCAACGCCTAAATATTCTCCATGATTTGTGCTCACTAATAATTTTGCTAGTGTGTATAGTAAAAGTAGCGCATACAAATGCAGAAAATAAAAGAGCTCTGGGGACAGATCCAGATTCTCGCAGTGTACGGATTACGTTATTGCGTGCCTTTTCTAGCATAGTCAAACTTAAGCTCACTGCAGCGAGTATAATGAGAATAAAGTGAAGTAAAGGAGGGGGTTGTCATATTAAATACTGACCTTTCTTTTAGCATCGTTGAGTCAAAGTTTCGCCATTCCACCGTGTCACCATAAATATTACCGCCTTGTAATAGCGTAAATAGCACGATGCAAATACTACCAAGTATTAGTGCTGCCCGCTCTCAAGCCAGTGAAAGCTTTTCGACCAAATACACAAAAAAAGCGTTAATTGACAATTTATCAAATAACAATAATACGTGGTGATATGTTATAGTGTATCGAAATTTAAATTCCAGAAAATAGAGATGCCAGTGAACAAAAAATTACTACTCTCACTTATTTTGGTGGCTAATGGCACCACTGCGCAAGAATCAGCTTCAAATCATAGCCCAAGCGGGGAAATCGAACGTATAGAGATTAAACAGTTTCGGCAGCCCTATCGTGGTAATGTACCCTTAGTTCAAACGCCTCAAGCAGTCGATACCATTAGCTCAGAACTGCTTGAAAGCGAAAGTATTACTCGCTTTATGGAAGCGTTAGAACTCACCCCGAGTGTTGTTAGGCAAAATAACTCTGGAGGCATGTTTGATAGCTTTGCTATCCGTGGTTTCTCTGGTGATGAAAATAATCCATCAGGTTATCTTGTCAATGGCTTTAATTCTCGAGGCTACAACGGCAATAGAAGTACAGTCAATATCGAAAGCATTGAAGTCATGAAAGGCCCTGGCTCTGCGTTATATGGGCAAGGGGAGCCTGGTGGCACTATCAATATCATTACCAAAAAGCCTCAGTTCGAAGAGCAAGGCTATATTCAAGCAACGTTTGGTAATTACAGTAAAAAACAGTTTGAATTTGATTACACAAACTCAGTGAC
This sequence is a window from Pseudoalteromonas piscicida. Protein-coding genes within it:
- a CDS encoding PKD domain-containing protein translates to MDLHKYIPLRTTLITLLAGALAACGGDSDNNINKPTNSLPIAQAGEHQTVDEKVTVTLHGSGTDNDGVIQSYQWQQLSGPPVLLSDQSNAISSFVAPDVTENEELSFELTVIDDEGGSATDQVVVTVNNLNNITIQLQVPQSIAKGSWAQLKADISSAVEIDSIVWEESTDIELNIDNDKPDFASLKIPEDYTGDNLEFTVTVSDKSGYSTSASANVAVAEAMDFIDYTGDHDEQPLEDAEVIATLDPSSELKPATRAVDGYTTFIVDGQSGVEITPEMGRLTITTGALSDIQVGDIIVGVTADGDTGFMREVLDINGNILTTSHAPLHKAFPDADVKLDLVITNQAATLNQSVSTANNTVQSSVDVPILTFSRTLQQKLSPEVTSVVELKMNSSATIGIEFSIIRGEVTHFSTIARADYLTKTYLNADYEYQGSLSKSKVFNPIVNKNVKLFVGPIPLFLNVKLHPQLGAYLGVAGEAHLKMGISASGEYKTGFKYQNDKLSPVNSFVPVISQIGPEYQLSGETSAKVEAELQFMLSAYELSVALPFGNKIELDGPGAGLAMGPYAEYIATAELNNTQQTVECSLALSLGLGVDANLDYGFVGDILGLSNEEKNKNIPLYDFNRPIWSSEVCPFETQFNTLTGAISDVDGNPISGAHVSLTSVSTGLSQQLSSDTSGTFSSSSLAVGDYHVIASKSGFQPERIAVTVTEDTNQPVQLILLSGEPVDDNNPIDDNLGNPRKQARVTGDPNLRTFDGLNYGFNGVGEYILAKSNIDSFEIQGRYVAVPGNQHVSFNAAVAANVAGTRVTFYPNDEGLAMLIDGQLQTLNNGARELSNQASIFKQNNRHYEITWPDTSLLKVYRRGEFVETEVLLPNSRAGSVNGLLGYFDGNVDNDLTDANGKQIEDKGNFNQLYDIYGNSWRVTSESSLFDYFNDETPESFVDLNFPRTLLTQARLEAQIGSAEYQRVKELCQKYVSIKSRLEACIIDVALTGNESDLSAYRAISEPTSELILKVPPQITILSPTPGAILSSNILIEGKIETVQSSIAKLFISINGEAKRDISFALNSGSFALTQPAESFVQGENNIILYATDSMGSRANSIIGFTFDSNVAPAAGGDLIVFNDVNILDNERIYKADNTQFAKNLASFSGNSLRAQGSKIVLDRSHDSRCSWSCRPINYLYSTWEDLGFEVITYQSLEDWDLDDPQVKLIVLWTPLNSYSPDKVSRLKQFAAQGGRIVFVGEHELFYGLKGIEVENNFLISMGAFMRNIGKDVYRGDHYFDVNEDNQHQTVQNVETLVFNRVSLLSLGPNDYPLVKSADGLDVIAGVARIDINNQPNERQPYYFMLHQSNKPKNPPSPIVSDRSTN
- a CDS encoding complement resistance protein TraT, with the translated sequence MQLIGCNAMHTAVKKRDLRVETKMSDSIFLDPVSQDKRTVFLQLRNTSDKQDLVIANEIQTALLSKGYKVVNDPDAAHFWIQANILKAGRTTADENRGILAQGYGGAVAGAIVGVQFGSGRGQAAAGLLGAAAGFVADAMVEDVYFNIVTDLQVSERAKSGVEVQEGNRAKLKQGNSGYKSVTSNEVTDRKKYQTRIVSTANKVNLEFVEARPKLVQGLVNSISGLL